A stretch of Ipomoea triloba cultivar NCNSP0323 chromosome 11, ASM357664v1 DNA encodes these proteins:
- the LOC115997315 gene encoding nuclear transport factor 2-like isoform X1, giving the protein MATEAESPATTVPSAQIVGNAFVEQYYHILHHSPELVYKFYQDSSILSRQDPNGVISSVTTMQAINEKILSLDSKNSKAEIKTADAQDSHQAGVILLVTGCLTGRDNVRKKFTQTFFLAPQEKGYFVLNDIFRYIEENEAVENISEPVNAVNEASQAAVLPSDPEPVHAPDDSTYDPATTIASEELHNGAEVCDPSDNEEGSVIEEEVLNEPQVYSSQKETDIVESSDPSAAQEEKKSYASIVKVTKAATRTIAYIPTSSTQVATVKSDQQALGSEKTPTEPEPLAPSNDNAPESSNTHEEGYSIYVRNLPSTATAGQLQEVFKKFGAIKHNGIQVRSNKQQGFCFGFVEFESLSAMQNAIEASPITIEGRQAVVEEKRTTTRVVGSSRGGGRYSSGRGGFRGESFRGRGNFGGGRGYGRSEFRNQADFGIRSKGRNVETYRRVDQNESGRQGGMNKNTTSA; this is encoded by the exons ATGGCAACAGAGGCAGAAAGTCCTGCTACCACTGTTCCAAGTGCGCAGATAGTTGGTAATGCCTTTGTGGAACAATACTATCATATTCTACACCATTCTCCAGAACTAGTTTACAAATTTTATCAAGATTCAAGCATCTTAAGCCGACAAGACCCAAATGGAGTGATATCATCTGTGACAACAATGCAA GCAATCAATGAAAAGATATTGTCCCTGGATTCAAAGAACTCCAAAGCAGAGATTAAAACTGCAGATGCTCAGGATTCTCACCAGGCTGGGGTGATTCTTTTAGTGACAGGGTGTTTGACTGGAAGGGATAATGTGAGAAAGAAGTTTACTCAAACATTTTTTCTAGCTCCACAAGAGAAGGGGTACTTTGTCTTGAATGACATTTTTAGATATATTGAAGAGAATGAAGCTGTAGAGAATATCTCTGAACCAGTTAATGCTGTAAATGAAGCTAGTCAGGCTGCAGTATTACCGTCTGATCCAg AGCCTGTTCATGCTCCTGATGATTCTACGTATGATCCTGCAACTACTATAGCATCTGAGGAGTTACACAATGGCGCAGAAGTTTGTGACCCCTCAGATAACGAGGAAGGATCAGTGATTGAAGAAGAGGTTCTTAATGAACCCCAAGTTTATTCAAGTCAAAAAGAAACTGATATTGTTGAAAGTTCAGATCCTTCTGCAGCCCAAGAGGAGAAAAAATCATATGCTTCGATT GTGAAGGTCACTAAGGCGGCTACTCGTACTATAGCCTACATTCCAACATCTAGCACCCAGGTGGCAACTGTAAAATCTGATCAACAAGCGCTTGGGTCTGAAAAGACTCCCACTGAACCAGAACCCTTGGCTCCTTCAAATGACAATGCTCCTGAAAGTAGCAATACCCACGAGGAAG GTTACTCCATTTATGTGCGGAACTTGCCCTCCACTGCAACAGCTGGACAACTTCAGGAGGTTTTTAAGAAATTTGGAGCCATTAAGCATAACGGTATTCAAGTCAGAAGTAATAAG CAGCAGGGATTTTGCTTTGGTTTTGTGGAATTTGAGTCTTTGAGTGCTATGCAAAATGCAATAGAG GCCTCGCCAATAACAATAGAGGGTCGCCAAGCTGTAGTCGAGGAAAAGAGAACTACCACTAGAG TTGTGGGCAGCTCAAGAGGAGGGGGGAGGTACTCTTCTGGAAGAGGCGGGTTCCGGGGTGAAAGTTTCAGAGGCCGTGGAAACTTTGGTGGCGGGAGAGGTTACGGCAGGAGCGAGTTCAGGAACCAGGCTGATTTCGGTATTCGGTCAAAGGGACGTAACGTTGAAACCTATAGGCGTGTAGACCAGAACGAGAGCGGTCGTCAAGGAGGGATGAATAAGAACACAACTTCTGCATAG
- the LOC115997315 gene encoding nuclear transport factor 2-like isoform X2, which produces MATEAESPATTVPSAQIVGNAFVEQYYHILHHSPELVYKFYQDSSILSRQDPNGVISSVTTMQAINEKILSLDSKNSKAEIKTADAQDSHQAGVILLVTGCLTGRDNVRKKFTQTFFLAPQEKGYFVLNDIFRYIEENEAVENISEPVNAVNEASQAAVLPSDPEPVHAPDDSTYDPATTIASEELHNGAEVCDPSDNEEGSVIEEEVLNEPQVYSSQKETDIVESSDPSAAQEEKKSYASIVKVTKAATRTIAYIPTSSTQVATVKSDQQALGSEKTPTEPEPLAPSNDNAPESSNTHEEGYSIYVRNLPSTATAGQLQEVFKKFGAIKHNGIQVRSNKQGFCFGFVEFESLSAMQNAIEASPITIEGRQAVVEEKRTTTRVVGSSRGGGRYSSGRGGFRGESFRGRGNFGGGRGYGRSEFRNQADFGIRSKGRNVETYRRVDQNESGRQGGMNKNTTSA; this is translated from the exons ATGGCAACAGAGGCAGAAAGTCCTGCTACCACTGTTCCAAGTGCGCAGATAGTTGGTAATGCCTTTGTGGAACAATACTATCATATTCTACACCATTCTCCAGAACTAGTTTACAAATTTTATCAAGATTCAAGCATCTTAAGCCGACAAGACCCAAATGGAGTGATATCATCTGTGACAACAATGCAA GCAATCAATGAAAAGATATTGTCCCTGGATTCAAAGAACTCCAAAGCAGAGATTAAAACTGCAGATGCTCAGGATTCTCACCAGGCTGGGGTGATTCTTTTAGTGACAGGGTGTTTGACTGGAAGGGATAATGTGAGAAAGAAGTTTACTCAAACATTTTTTCTAGCTCCACAAGAGAAGGGGTACTTTGTCTTGAATGACATTTTTAGATATATTGAAGAGAATGAAGCTGTAGAGAATATCTCTGAACCAGTTAATGCTGTAAATGAAGCTAGTCAGGCTGCAGTATTACCGTCTGATCCAg AGCCTGTTCATGCTCCTGATGATTCTACGTATGATCCTGCAACTACTATAGCATCTGAGGAGTTACACAATGGCGCAGAAGTTTGTGACCCCTCAGATAACGAGGAAGGATCAGTGATTGAAGAAGAGGTTCTTAATGAACCCCAAGTTTATTCAAGTCAAAAAGAAACTGATATTGTTGAAAGTTCAGATCCTTCTGCAGCCCAAGAGGAGAAAAAATCATATGCTTCGATT GTGAAGGTCACTAAGGCGGCTACTCGTACTATAGCCTACATTCCAACATCTAGCACCCAGGTGGCAACTGTAAAATCTGATCAACAAGCGCTTGGGTCTGAAAAGACTCCCACTGAACCAGAACCCTTGGCTCCTTCAAATGACAATGCTCCTGAAAGTAGCAATACCCACGAGGAAG GTTACTCCATTTATGTGCGGAACTTGCCCTCCACTGCAACAGCTGGACAACTTCAGGAGGTTTTTAAGAAATTTGGAGCCATTAAGCATAACGGTATTCAAGTCAGAAGTAATAAG CAGGGATTTTGCTTTGGTTTTGTGGAATTTGAGTCTTTGAGTGCTATGCAAAATGCAATAGAG GCCTCGCCAATAACAATAGAGGGTCGCCAAGCTGTAGTCGAGGAAAAGAGAACTACCACTAGAG TTGTGGGCAGCTCAAGAGGAGGGGGGAGGTACTCTTCTGGAAGAGGCGGGTTCCGGGGTGAAAGTTTCAGAGGCCGTGGAAACTTTGGTGGCGGGAGAGGTTACGGCAGGAGCGAGTTCAGGAACCAGGCTGATTTCGGTATTCGGTCAAAGGGACGTAACGTTGAAACCTATAGGCGTGTAGACCAGAACGAGAGCGGTCGTCAAGGAGGGATGAATAAGAACACAACTTCTGCATAG